The Lolium rigidum isolate FL_2022 chromosome 1, APGP_CSIRO_Lrig_0.1, whole genome shotgun sequence region cggaatccgtttccgatgagctagagcttgtcatgagaatgaacacaagctctcgaacatctcatggataagaaccaagaactaccaagaaacacgatgctatGCATGCaaagtttgagctctctccgatgatgcgacccactatcctatcgagcacaaacattgtccttgcgcgttccactcgagtcggcaagctccgtcttccacctcttcatcattgtacatgccaccatcttccaacatacacgccaccgtcttcatccatattGTACGCAtgtcaccgtcttcatccatcttctacgccgtcaccgtcttcatccatcttatacgccgtcttcatctctcttcatcttatacaccgtcttcgtctctctccgacaccgtcttcatccgtcttcttcattgtactcgatcttcttcatcttgcaaccttAAGACCAACATATGGATATGGACAtgtcctaagattgattctcaatacaaccattagtctatagggattgtcatcaattaccaaaaccacacatgggggctacaTGTCCTTTCATCTGGCTTATTGACTTAACTTCAAAATCATTGAAAAGTAAAGTCAAGGTTGCATTATTTCTAAGTAAAATGCACCTCATTTTAAGACTAAGAAGCAAAGTGAAATATACATAGTTTCCATGTACTTCATTTGAATATTCATGTGACAGGTTTATCTTCCATGGTTTGCTGCTTACTTACAGACATGTTTTTTTCTTATGACATGATGCATGGTTAGCTTAGTTGGCAATTCATAACTATGAAGCTCCTAAAAAAGGAAACTGGAGCATACAAAATCATGAATTGTTTCTCTACTATTCAAATAAGTCTACACTTTCATGTTCCTCATGTCGCATTGAGGCAACTTGTCCCCGTTTTTTTTAGCAAGTGTGGGCTATCGGTTTCTCTGAATACTTAAATTTTAATTTACCTAGCTTTCATAAATAACATTTTCCATATATAAATATATCCTATTCCTATGATGTGGCTTTACAAAACATGTGTGGAAACAGAAGTGCAGAAGCAACAGAGAATAACACTAGCAGTAACAATAATCACCTGATAGAATGTTAGCACCATCAAACTGCGTTCATGAACTTTGTGACAATACCAACAGGCAGTAATCAAAACAGACAGTCCTGAAAAATAAAAACGAAGTGAAAACATGTACAGGACAACAGAACATGAAGGTACTCTTGAAAGCGAACATTCCAACATCAATGTAAATAGTATGCTAATTAATGAAGGGTGCATTTAGTCTATAAATGTTATATGGACCCTCACCCGGAGGTGGTGGCATACCTGACAACTAGGGCAACACTAATGCCTGCAAACACAGTATAATAATGTTGTCCTCATAGGAGGCTTAACGAAGAGCAACCACATCAAAGGTTTCTGCATGTTCTCGCCATAAAGTAACAATAGCAGAGTTGCCACTTGATTGCAGAAATTACAATGTCAGTGCATATGGATCTTCGGTAGGATATATCATTAGATTGTTGATGTTGTGTTCTATAAATTATACCTTGCATCAGGTATGTAAATGTTGCTTCTCAGCAACGCGACGAATTTGACAACACCGACCTAATATGAGATAGAGATAGTGTTATATATACaaacaaagaattctgttgttatGTTTTATAAGCTTATGCTAGTAATCTGTATGTAAATGTATCTGATGGCAGATAAAAGCATAGCAACATTTACATACCTTATGTGCTGCGGGAATAAAGGATTCCACACACATAACTCATGACACAATCTGAATATCTGATGGCAGATAAAAGCACGTCAGTACTTGGACCAGCGAAAAATCTGTAGCGCAAAGGTATTACATCTTACAccctgcaacaaatgaagctgtgACAAAAGAGTTGGTCACACAAAGAATCTCATAACACAAAGTACCAACAATGTTAAAGCTGGCCTTTTTTCTCCAAATTTTGAGGTTCACTAGCTGGAAGAGCATTATGTGTAAACCAATATAGTCAAAAGTCAATAGATATGGTATTCATTTGGATAAGTCACCTCAGATAAATCTATATGCCATGAGATTTGTAACCATTGATGACTAAAATTAGTAGGCAGAATAAGTATACACTGTCAAACATGAGAAGCACGTGCTCTAGTTTTCCTTTCCAGTTTAACCATTTTAAACTTATCAATTTAAGTGATAAACCTTGAACATCAAGTCACTTATAGGATAACCAAACCATGTAAAGGCCCACTAAATGCAGACTTACCTGGATGTTGCATGAGCAGGAATTTCCTCTTAAAACATGATGTGCTTAACTTAATTTGTCTGAAATTGTGAAGCTACAGAAGCTGCAAAGTGGTCATAAGGGTACCATATCATATCTCAAGTAACCATAGACGAATAGGAGCACATGTAGCATGACGACAGCAAACAATGACCTGCAAGAAAACAACAAAGATGAGCACCCAAAACAATCTCATTGCAAAAAAATGAGGTTCCAAACAATAGAAAGGACCTACTGCTAACATCTTTAATGTTTCTGATACCAATTCCTTTCGGTGGATGTTACAGCATGCAACTATACTGGCATCAAGATATATGATATATACGTATGCCAAATAGGAAAGGTATATACAATAGTAACTTGGAACAAAAATATCTTGACCTTAAATATGATGCCACCATTTTCCTAAAAAAAGAATATAAACTCACAATATAAAACTAACTATTTTCCTTACTGAAAAAGGCACCGAGTAGTCCCTAGCACATGACTATGCCAAACACAATTCGAGCCAAGTAACATACATGCGCTTCCCATCagctcgacacgagcagtacctgAACATCACATGAAACAACTGTATAATGCAAGGAAAATGCGCAGACAGCTGATGATTACCACTAAAAGAGGCGACGACCAGCTGACATTTCAAGAGCTCAGTGGCACCAATAGAGCTTGGAACCTTCTGTAACTATAGATGAAAGGGAACTTTTCCTCTGAATTCTTACACGTTATCAGCATAGAGTCTCTACCAGCAGGGATCTTTAACAAAGTGAAAAAGAAAACACatgcaagaagaagaaaaaaaaagaggtaaGGATCATGGCAAGAATGAACTTTCCTAGCATCACTCTGCCTTCCCTAAACCAGCGTTTGAGCGGCTCTCCTTGAACAGCGGAAACAGCTGTCGCGGCGCTCCACAGCGCCACGCGCggtccgacggcagccctcggtctGGCTCTCTCAACCGCGAGTCGATGCTCCCGACGCCTGCTGCGCGGCTATAGGCGTTTCTTCTCTCGGTGGTGGCGCGCGAGCGGAGCCTTGCGCCACTGATCCTCATTACGCATTACGCAGGAGCGCACGCTTCCGCATCCGGCCCGCCTCCAACACGCGCTGACTGAGGTGGTGGCGGAGGGTCGCGACCAGCACATGGCCCTGAATCCAGCAATCGGCGCACAAAACAGGGAGCCCTCCGGCAGCGGCCTTGCTGTTCCCACATGCTTCAATTTGGGGAAAACTGCTTCATCCCCTATGGAACGTCAGCGGGCGCTAGACAAAGGTGCGGTAGAAGGCAGGAGGAATAGAGCATGAAGCATAGAAAAGGGCAACTGTACCGGTGTACCCTCAATGGCGAAGAATCAGAATTTTTTGAGAAGAGACAACTTCATGTTCCAATATTGCTTCTTCAAAAGACATCTGTTAGCAACTTAGCGTTCACACGTGTTTCAGACACACAATAACATAGTGCCATATGTGCCTAACGAAGTACAACATATGGAGGTGCATCTCTGGGCTAAAGTATACAAGCGGTTAGAATTTTTGTATGCAAAATTTCCAGTACTCGGATGCAACTTGTTCTCACATGATTTGCAGTGATCACGTAGTTTCACATGGGGCTATGACTACAGATAGCTAGATAGTCGTATCATCAACATACCAAAAGTAAACATCTTGAAGGATTCAAGACATGATATGTCCTAGAGAAAAGAAAAGCAGATGCATGGGTTACTAATTTGACATAAACTCCTTAGCCTAGCATCTCAGCTGTTCTGAACAGTTCTCCAGCACACCTCCCTCATCATTATCACTTATCAGCTACTTAGCACATCGCTACAAGAAGAAGAGTAGGATTTTGTAAAAGAAGATGAATTTAAGATCAGGCTGCATTTCATCAAATACAAGATGGGATACTAAGTCACAATCAATGTGCACTCACTAATGTTTCAAAACACCATCCTGGGGCTATGCTAGAATAACTGAACTATAACATGTAGATGGATCAGGCTATATTATGTCTTAACCTTCTCTTTCAGCTCAGCACAAATACACGGGTATTTCTGCAGCAACAATGCAAAACCATCAGTGAACGCAGCTTCCTTGAAATTTTTCTCCAGTGCAAAGAAATCAAAGCATATGTCTTTCAACTCCTGGCAATTGTACGTCTCGGCGAAGGCTAAAGTAGTTGCAACTGTATCGACCGACAGATTATCCCATAACTTCTGGGCACACATAAGCTTTAGCCGGTCTAGTGCATACCGGTCAGCCACAGCAAGTAGGTCCTGAAACATCTCAACTGGCGAGTCCCCAAGCTCGTCTTCTCCGGGCAAGGCATCTGTGTACACAAACTGAAGCATAACTCTGAATGCAGCAGGTGTGATGTCATGCAGCGTGATGGACGGCATTTTTGCCTCTGCCATGGAACCGAAGAGCTCTGCCCTGAAGACCGGTGAGCGAGCAGCAAGCACCGCTCGGTGCGCAAGGAATGTCTCGCCATCAATGGTGAATGATACATCAGTCCCCTCCACGCGGTCCAGCAGACTGCCGAGATGGATACCAATGTCTGAAGATGGCACAGGAATAGGGCTGTCACTTATCACCAATATGGCGCAGACAAAAGTGATGTGTCCATCCTTCACATAGTTCTCCTCCAAATCCGTCCGATTCACAAACCAAATCCATCCCCGGTTGTCGCATTTCCCGCTggcgttgccggcgagcttgaacACATCTGTCCTTCCGACAGCCGTGGTGGATGGAACGCCATCCCTGTCCATCAAGAAAGCCTCGAATATGCCCTCGACCCTGCCGGTTCCGGATTTGCTCATGTGCTTGAAGAAGAGAGAGAGCTCTCCGCCAGCCAGTGTTCCGATTCCATTCGGGTAACACTCGATCCTCCAGAGATGCCCGCCGGCGGAGACTATGTCGGAGTGGACTCCCTCGCCGACGGGAAGGTCCTTGTTGTTCTCGTAGTCTACCCTGAACTTGAGGAAGCCAGAACCCGCCATGGCGGTCAGCGGCACCGACCTTGTCCTCTTAGCTCGCTTGCTCACTGAAATTTTCATGAAGTAAAGATTCACCACAAATCTGACAGCATATAGCTCAATATTTCAGACTGTCAAATCGGTGAACCGGAGAAGATAGGAGGAGGGCACTCACTGGCTTGTTAGCCGCCGAAGGTGGCGGCGGGTTGGCCAGCTGGTGGTGGAGATCGGTGCCGAGGCCACACAAGCCGTTCCGCCGTCCTCCGCGAGTCCCCCGTCTGCGGCCGCCGCAGCTCGTCGCCTACTAGCTCCAAGTCGTTGAGGCCGCCGAGTGTGTTCCGAGCTGCACTACTAAGGGGCCCCCACTACTGATTGGGCTTCTAATTCTTGGGCCTAGAGCCTAAAATACTTCCGTCCCCTGGCCCTGGTGTCCTGCAGATGCAAAACCTGCCCTGAGGTTTGTCTAAACAATCTCATCTCCCTCAACGACTTCACAGGAtgaagcatctccaacaggcgcgcgcgctatataggccgcgctgcAAAAAAACGGCCGGTATACCGCGCGCGGGAGGGAagcaggcgctccagcaggcgcggtaaacggcgcggcgctgcaaAAATTTTAGGACGCGCcgcgttttgcacaatccggagcgccatatgtgacgcgtcggctacagcgcccggcatcgctcgtccacgcGCGAAAAAACCCCGCGCTGAAAATTCCCCTTCCGCGTCGCCACCCGAgcgcccaatccgtcgtctccgcgcggccgccggcgcaatACCGACGATGGACGGCCCCTCCGGCAACccaccgacccctccctactccgtcccaccctccgccgccgccgcttccgccgcgccgccgccaaac contains the following coding sequences:
- the LOC124682610 gene encoding BTB/POZ and MATH domain-containing protein 1-like; its protein translation is MSKRAKRTRSVPLTAMAGSGFLKFRVDYENNKDLPVGEGVHSDIVSAGGHLWRIECYPNGIGTLAGGELSLFFKHMSKSGTGRVEGIFEAFLMDRDGVPSTTAVGRTDVFKLAGNASGKCDNRGWIWFVNRTDLEENYVKDGHITFVCAILVISDSPIPVPSSDIGIHLGSLLDRVEGTDVSFTIDGETFLAHRAVLAARSPVFRAELFGSMAEAKMPSITLHDITPAAFRVMLQFVYTDALPGEDELGDSPVEMFQDLLAVADRYALDRLKLMCAQKLWDNLSVDTVATTLAFAETYNCQELKDICFDFFALEKNFKEAAFTDGFALLLQKYPCICAELKEKVKT